The proteins below come from a single Chryseobacterium nepalense genomic window:
- a CDS encoding sensor histidine kinase — MAAEKKEKERALAELAKIKAEQKVKEKETENIDLSDKLSIETKKNQYLNATRKTLSDDAEQLVHTIDLYVGNASTYVTELLDYDLGKEAHLKIYAIKNNVDKALKVSSNIIKSNFDYKHTKQRVNLPVYINEYLMDMYPLTQKKITVAIQNIFDKYLLLNPIDIDIILDNLISNSIKAKAKNVLIEFEKSEEKLVIFFFDDGQGVPEKLVKNPESIFQLGVRESTEKGSGIGMYDVFNRVANSNGKIEFIGNNQKLKGAAFKIII, encoded by the coding sequence TTGGCTGCTGAAAAAAAGGAAAAAGAAAGAGCTTTAGCAGAACTTGCAAAAATAAAGGCAGAACAAAAAGTTAAGGAAAAGGAAACTGAGAATATAGATTTATCAGATAAGCTTAGCATTGAAACTAAAAAAAATCAATATTTAAATGCTACTAGAAAAACTTTGAGTGATGATGCGGAACAATTGGTTCATACAATTGATTTATATGTAGGTAATGCATCGACGTATGTTACTGAACTTCTTGATTATGATTTAGGAAAAGAAGCTCATCTAAAAATTTATGCGATAAAAAACAATGTTGATAAGGCTCTTAAGGTTTCTAGTAATATTATTAAGTCTAATTTCGATTATAAGCATACAAAACAAAGAGTAAATCTTCCTGTTTATATAAATGAGTATTTGATGGATATGTATCCACTTACTCAAAAAAAGATAACGGTAGCAATCCAAAATATATTTGATAAATATCTACTTTTAAATCCTATTGATATAGATATAATTTTGGATAATTTAATATCAAACTCTATAAAAGCAAAAGCAAAAAATGTTCTTATAGAATTTGAGAAATCAGAAGAAAAGTTAGTAATATTCTTTTTTGATGATGGTCAAGGTGTGCCAGAAAAATTAGTAAAAAATCCTGAATCAATATTTCAATTAGGTGTTAGAGAATCAACGGAAAAAGGTTCTGGTATTGGCATGTATGATGTTTTTAATCGTGTTGCGAATTCAAATGGAAAAATAGAATTCATAGGTAATAACCAAAAGCTCAAAGGGGCTGCTTTTAAAATTATTATTTAA
- a CDS encoding ATP-binding protein, with product MDKGLLRFDIKTGMKNIIGRDLITDDFIAIYELVKNSYDAYADYVKITFGKNEIIIADNGKGMSKDDLENKWFAVAYSAKKDGTEDDDIKRNSHLSNLKSRRFYAGAKGVGRFSCDRLGNRLELITAKINANNTYKLNIDWEEFDKDSKESFNSIKIPFEEIENNADFPQKSKHGTILRIKNLNSTWDEEKLIELRRSLEKLINPFSKENDFSIEIEAKEILTKKYSKVNGVIDNTILKILDLKTTQIELKLKNNLISTKILDRGNLIYHIEEPNEYKSVIDDLEINLYFLNRSAKINFSKLMDIEPINYGNIFLFKNGFRVQPYGNIGDDSWRLDNRKQQGYNRFLGTRDLFGKVDIITERFDEFKEVSSRDGGLVESLGKKMLFEIFYDKAFKRLERYVVGVLWGEAFSRKNYFLDSNTALKFRQELANDKDKDTYEDALGNLGSKIDFVNLIKSLSDDTDIKIIDYNKDFVNLINEKLDIVQPKFILDLEKIAEKTNDEKLLNQVKLTEANVNKIIREKEEAQKREEEERKRRIVAEKKRKKRERNVKMLKGNNKKRN from the coding sequence ATGGATAAGGGATTACTTAGATTTGATATTAAAACTGGTATGAAAAATATCATTGGTAGAGACTTGATTACTGATGATTTCATTGCAATATATGAGTTAGTAAAAAATTCATATGATGCATATGCTGATTATGTTAAGATCACATTTGGCAAAAATGAAATAATTATTGCAGACAATGGTAAAGGTATGTCTAAAGATGATTTGGAGAATAAATGGTTCGCTGTTGCATATTCTGCCAAAAAGGACGGGACTGAAGATGATGATATTAAACGAAACTCTCACTTAAGCAATCTAAAATCAAGAAGATTTTATGCAGGGGCTAAAGGAGTAGGTAGATTTTCTTGTGATAGATTAGGGAATAGACTAGAGTTAATAACAGCTAAAATTAATGCAAACAATACTTATAAATTAAATATAGATTGGGAAGAATTTGATAAAGATTCGAAGGAAAGTTTTAATTCAATAAAAATTCCTTTTGAGGAGATTGAAAATAATGCTGATTTTCCTCAAAAATCTAAGCATGGGACTATTTTAAGAATAAAAAATTTAAATTCAACATGGGATGAAGAAAAGCTAATAGAATTAAGACGTTCACTAGAGAAATTAATTAACCCATTTTCAAAAGAAAATGACTTTTCTATTGAAATTGAGGCAAAAGAAATTTTGACTAAAAAATACTCTAAAGTAAACGGAGTAATAGATAATACTATTCTTAAAATATTAGATTTAAAGACTACCCAAATAGAATTAAAATTAAAAAATAATTTAATTTCTACAAAGATTTTAGATAGAGGAAATCTAATTTATCATATTGAAGAACCCAATGAATATAAATCTGTCATTGATGACCTAGAAATTAATTTATATTTTCTAAACAGAAGCGCAAAAATAAATTTTAGTAAATTAATGGATATTGAACCCATTAATTATGGGAACATATTTCTATTTAAAAATGGATTCCGAGTACAACCTTATGGTAATATTGGTGATGATAGTTGGAGACTTGATAATAGAAAGCAACAAGGATATAATAGGTTTTTAGGAACTCGTGATTTATTTGGAAAAGTAGATATAATTACTGAAAGATTTGATGAATTTAAAGAAGTTTCTAGTCGTGATGGAGGTTTAGTTGAATCACTAGGAAAAAAAATGCTCTTTGAAATTTTTTATGATAAGGCATTTAAGAGATTAGAGAGATATGTTGTAGGAGTGCTTTGGGGAGAAGCATTTAGTAGAAAGAATTATTTTCTTGATTCAAATACTGCACTAAAGTTTCGTCAAGAACTAGCGAATGATAAAGATAAAGATACCTATGAAGATGCTCTTGGCAATTTAGGAAGTAAAATCGACTTTGTAAATCTAATTAAAAGTCTAAGCGATGACACCGATATAAAAATAATTGATTATAATAAAGATTTTGTCAATCTAATTAATGAAAAGTTGGATATAGTTCAGCCTAAATTTATCTTAGATTTAGAAAAAATTGCTGAGAAAACTAATGATGAAAAATTATTGAATCAAGTTAAATTAACAGAAGCAAACGTTAATAAAATCATTCGGGAAAAAGAAGAAGCTCAAAAAAGAGAAGAAGAAGAAAGAAAAAGAAGGATTGTAGCCGAAAAAAAGCGGAAGAAGAGAGAGAGAAACGTGAAAATGCTGAAAGGAAACAACAAGAAGAGGAACTAA
- a CDS encoding DNA cytosine methyltransferase: MGKLNYIDLFSGCGGLSLGLHNAGWNGVFAIEKNKDAFKTLHYNLIKNKNHFNWPEWLPVNEHDINSLIETYSDELIRLRGKINLIAGGPPCQGFSMAGRRDESDERNNLINSYIKFVELVKPDLIFFENVRGFTIEFKKNQEKGIAYSKLVLNSLDNLGYYVQGKLIDFADFGVPQKRTRFILVGVKKELKQSSQEFVSSFFSELENNKFNFLKSKKINLKNSVEDAISDLRQINGQIECPDSPGFKSSPYIEAESKYQKYLRKYNKFLIPDSHRFAKHQNTTISKFKNILELTENRRNYDISSDIRLHYNIKKHTIIPLSKDERSPTITTLPDDYIHYCEPRILTVREYARLQSFPDWYTFQGKYTTGGKLRKYEVPRYSQIGNAIPPLFAEQAGEILKSMLYG, from the coding sequence ATGGGCAAACTAAACTATATAGATTTATTTTCAGGCTGCGGTGGTTTATCTTTGGGACTACATAATGCAGGGTGGAATGGAGTTTTTGCTATTGAAAAAAATAAAGATGCTTTCAAAACATTACACTATAATTTAATTAAAAATAAAAATCATTTTAATTGGCCAGAGTGGTTGCCTGTTAATGAACATGATATAAATTCATTAATTGAAACCTATTCCGATGAATTAATTAGGCTTAGAGGAAAAATTAATTTAATTGCAGGGGGGCCTCCTTGTCAAGGTTTTTCTATGGCTGGTAGAAGAGATGAGTCTGATGAGAGAAATAATTTAATTAATTCATATATAAAGTTTGTAGAATTAGTTAAACCAGATTTGATTTTTTTTGAAAATGTAAGAGGATTTACGATTGAGTTTAAAAAGAATCAGGAAAAAGGTATTGCATATTCTAAATTAGTTTTAAATAGTTTAGATAATCTCGGATATTATGTTCAAGGTAAGCTAATTGATTTTGCTGACTTTGGAGTTCCACAAAAACGGACTAGATTTATTTTAGTGGGAGTAAAGAAAGAGCTAAAACAATCGTCTCAAGAATTTGTTAGTAGCTTTTTTTCTGAATTGGAAAACAATAAATTTAACTTTTTAAAATCAAAAAAAATTAATTTAAAGAATTCTGTAGAGGATGCGATTTCTGACTTACGTCAAATAAATGGTCAAATAGAATGTCCCGATTCTCCTGGATTTAAATCATCTCCATATATAGAAGCTGAATCGAAATATCAAAAATATCTTCGGAAATACAACAAATTTTTAATTCCTGATAGTCATAGATTTGCAAAGCATCAAAATACCACAATATCAAAATTTAAAAATATTCTAGAGCTTACAGAAAATAGACGTAATTATGATATTTCGAGTGATATTAGATTACATTATAATATTAAAAAGCATACCATAATTCCTTTATCTAAAGACGAAAGAAGTCCTACAATCACAACTCTTCCAGATGATTATATTCATTATTGCGAACCTAGAATATTAACAGTAAGAGAGTATGCTAGGCTCCAATCATTTCCAGATTGGTATACATTTCAAGGTAAATATACGACGGGAGGTAAATTACGTAAATATGAAGTACCTAGATATTCTCAAATCGGAAATGCTATTCCTCCCTTGTTTGCTGAACAAGCTGGTGAAATTTTAAAATCAATGTTATATGGATAA
- a CDS encoding helix-turn-helix domain-containing protein: protein MTDKIMTAKTSHNENFDSIIEKLVQRQVSEYFSAYTTELERMIEIADSKAILTVKDVAELLDMNERVIVQKINSGLIPAYKCKITNKFLVLKQELIKEITSGTQYKSISMINAEVNRGFDNRKYV from the coding sequence ATGACAGATAAAATCATGACGGCGAAAACCAGCCATAACGAAAATTTCGACTCTATAATCGAAAAATTGGTACAGAGACAAGTAAGTGAATATTTCTCTGCTTATACAACAGAACTGGAAAGAATGATTGAAATAGCTGATTCAAAAGCTATTCTAACAGTCAAAGATGTTGCAGAACTTCTTGACATGAATGAACGAGTAATAGTTCAAAAGATTAATTCAGGATTAATTCCTGCTTATAAATGTAAGATTACTAATAAGTTTCTTGTATTAAAGCAAGAATTAATTAAAGAGATTACTTCAGGAACTCAATATAAATCAATTTCAATGATTAATGCTGAAGTCAATCGTGGATTTGATAATAGAAAATATGTTTAA
- a CDS encoding tyrosine-type recombinase/integrase yields MSKKVTVLKKLVKGNKSNLSLNFYPPIYNRKTGKKTRYEKTSYFIYNEFQSEIVYYTDVNGKKQSRVEKVMDKSGKPKKLTLTPAQKQHNKETNEMIELYRAKRFREVINPDLYTETELNALQLTENKKKIFTEYFKDKARNATKSSGAWNASYGYFSKYYGNILFSDIDKALIEDYKNKLLNSFQLRSKKHKLKRNSAASYFIRFIQVLEMAYEENYLSENFKGKIEWIDEEEVMKNFLTIDECKLLFATEFPDRVLRKYCVFALLTGLRYSDISNLKWGDVVKRHDTDFIDFRMKKTSAFQYHPISQEAINLMGDKQNRTDFVFERIAYYSLNDNLRKWLLKAEIEKKVTFHNFRTSYAVAQLEAGADIYLISKMLGHKNVSTTEIYAKIVDKRKVSTINNIILGL; encoded by the coding sequence ATGAGTAAGAAAGTAACTGTACTGAAAAAACTTGTAAAAGGAAATAAAAGTAACCTTTCACTAAATTTCTATCCTCCTATTTATAATAGAAAAACTGGAAAAAAGACCCGTTACGAAAAAACGAGTTATTTTATTTATAATGAATTTCAAAGTGAGATTGTGTACTATACAGATGTAAATGGAAAGAAACAATCAAGAGTCGAAAAAGTTATGGATAAAAGTGGGAAGCCTAAGAAATTAACTCTTACACCCGCCCAAAAGCAACATAACAAGGAGACTAATGAAATGATTGAGCTATATAGAGCTAAAAGATTTAGAGAAGTAATAAATCCCGACCTATATACAGAAACTGAGTTAAATGCCTTACAATTAACTGAAAATAAAAAGAAAATATTTACAGAATATTTTAAAGATAAAGCAAGGAATGCAACAAAATCTTCAGGAGCATGGAATGCTAGTTACGGATATTTTTCCAAATATTATGGTAATATACTTTTTAGTGACATCGATAAAGCATTAATCGAAGATTATAAAAATAAGCTACTTAATTCTTTCCAATTGAGAAGTAAAAAACATAAGCTAAAAAGAAATTCAGCAGCAAGTTATTTTATCAGATTTATACAAGTCTTAGAAATGGCTTACGAAGAAAATTATCTATCTGAGAATTTCAAAGGAAAAATAGAATGGATCGATGAGGAAGAAGTGATGAAAAATTTTCTAACAATCGATGAATGTAAACTTCTATTTGCTACCGAATTTCCTGATAGAGTTTTGAGAAAATATTGTGTATTTGCACTTTTAACAGGTTTGCGCTATTCAGATATATCAAATCTGAAATGGGGTGATGTTGTCAAAAGACATGATACAGATTTTATAGATTTTAGAATGAAGAAAACTTCCGCATTTCAATATCATCCTATATCTCAAGAAGCAATAAACCTTATGGGAGATAAACAAAATAGGACTGACTTTGTTTTCGAAAGAATTGCTTATTATTCGCTAAATGATAATCTAAGAAAATGGCTTTTAAAAGCAGAAATTGAGAAGAAAGTTACGTTTCACAATTTCAGAACTTCCTATGCTGTAGCACAATTAGAAGCAGGTGCAGATATTTATCTAATTTCAAAAATGTTGGGACATAAAAATGTAAGTACGACTGAGATTTACGCAAAAATTGTTGATAAAAGAAAAGTAAGTACAATTAATAATATTATTTTAGGATTATGA
- a CDS encoding helix-turn-helix domain-containing protein: protein MEVNKICQFCGNRFVAKRTTTQCCSDDCAKKFYKKRKRDEKIQASDKGLEVQIKGYDIEEIQKKDYLSIKEVMLLLNISRTSIYRMLKDGRLSKLEGFKSVRIRKVDLDLLFKQKVENNEEKQYNLPYFCDDNYYTINEVLDVFKVSSGSFYHLCNKHNVPKIPKGKNVYVPKNLVNTIFNNE, encoded by the coding sequence ATGGAAGTCAATAAAATTTGTCAATTCTGCGGAAATAGATTTGTAGCCAAAAGAACAACTACTCAATGTTGCTCTGATGACTGCGCTAAGAAATTCTACAAAAAGAGAAAGCGTGATGAAAAGATTCAAGCGAGTGATAAGGGCCTGGAAGTGCAAATTAAAGGTTATGATATTGAAGAAATTCAAAAGAAAGATTACTTATCAATCAAAGAAGTTATGCTTTTACTTAACATTAGTAGAACATCAATTTATCGAATGTTAAAGGATGGTCGATTAAGTAAATTAGAAGGCTTTAAATCGGTTAGAATTAGAAAGGTTGACTTAGATTTACTCTTTAAACAGAAAGTCGAAAATAACGAAGAAAAGCAATATAATTTACCATATTTCTGCGATGATAATTATTACACGATTAATGAAGTCTTAGACGTATTTAAAGTGAGTTCTGGTTCATTTTATCATTTGTGTAACAAACATAATGTGCCCAAAATCCCTAAAGGTAAAAATGTATATGTTCCCAAAAACTTAGTAAATACAATTTTCAATAATGAGTAA
- the mnmE gene encoding tRNA uridine-5-carboxymethylaminomethyl(34) synthesis GTPase MnmE, with protein MNNDTICALATANGVGALGIIRVSGNDAIPVVQKSFPGKNLSKQKSHTIHYGYFMEGEETIDEVMLSIFLAPKSFTTENSVEIAFHGSPHIGKRILETLIKNGARMAKAGEFTLRAFMNGRIDLSQAEAIADVIASENEASRKVAISQLKGGITNEISLLRTDLLNFVSLIELELDFAEEDVEFADRTALTQLLNKIEVKLHSLIESFQYGNAIKNGTAVAIIGKPNAGKSTLLNALLKEERAIVSNIAGTTRDTIEEILHIKGHAFRLIDTAGLRETVDEIEAIGVKKAKEKVENANILVYLTDAGTEDFSEDIEMIKSLLRDDLKLIICATKIDEVVPTQYEKAEDVFRKEIAHEFDFITISAVENQNVQDLKNELSSYVEQLKASENNVVITNQRHFEALQKSLNAVHKVNEAITFRISTELLAYELRNALEHLGEISGEVTNDEVLGNIFSKFCIGK; from the coding sequence ATGAATAACGATACCATTTGTGCACTGGCTACGGCCAACGGAGTAGGAGCTTTGGGAATCATCCGGGTTTCCGGAAATGATGCTATACCAGTCGTTCAGAAGAGTTTTCCGGGGAAAAATCTGTCAAAACAAAAATCGCATACGATCCATTACGGGTATTTTATGGAGGGTGAGGAAACGATTGATGAGGTGATGCTTTCTATTTTTCTGGCACCCAAAAGTTTTACAACGGAAAACTCAGTGGAAATCGCTTTCCACGGATCTCCGCACATTGGTAAACGTATTCTGGAAACGCTGATTAAAAATGGTGCAAGAATGGCCAAAGCCGGGGAATTTACCCTGCGTGCCTTTATGAATGGGAGAATTGACCTTTCTCAGGCCGAAGCTATTGCCGACGTTATTGCTTCTGAGAATGAAGCTTCGAGAAAAGTGGCAATCAGTCAGCTGAAAGGTGGAATAACGAATGAAATTTCTCTGTTGCGAACCGATCTTCTTAATTTCGTTTCCCTCATTGAACTGGAACTGGACTTCGCAGAAGAAGATGTTGAGTTTGCAGACCGGACAGCACTGACGCAGCTGCTGAATAAAATTGAAGTGAAACTTCATTCTCTGATTGAAAGCTTCCAGTACGGAAATGCCATTAAAAATGGAACTGCAGTTGCTATCATCGGGAAACCCAATGCAGGAAAATCTACGCTTCTGAATGCTTTATTGAAGGAAGAGCGCGCCATTGTCAGCAATATTGCCGGAACAACCCGGGATACGATTGAGGAAATCCTGCACATTAAAGGCCATGCATTCCGTCTTATTGATACTGCGGGACTTCGGGAAACGGTCGACGAAATTGAAGCCATCGGCGTTAAAAAAGCAAAAGAAAAGGTAGAAAACGCGAATATTCTTGTTTATCTTACAGACGCCGGAACAGAAGATTTCTCAGAAGATATTGAAATGATCAAGTCTTTGCTGAGAGACGACCTGAAGCTGATCATCTGCGCTACAAAAATTGATGAAGTCGTTCCGACTCAATATGAAAAAGCAGAAGATGTTTTCAGAAAAGAGATTGCTCACGAGTTCGATTTTATTACCATTTCTGCAGTAGAAAACCAGAACGTCCAGGATCTGAAAAACGAGCTGTCTTCATACGTTGAGCAGTTAAAGGCTTCTGAAAATAATGTGGTGATTACCAACCAGCGACACTTCGAAGCGTTGCAGAAATCCCTGAACGCCGTACATAAAGTCAACGAAGCCATCACTTTCAGGATCTCTACCGAGCTTCTTGCCTACGAGTTAAGAAACGCTCTGGAGCATCTCGGCGAAATTTCCGGTGAGGTAACGAATGATGAAGTGCTGGGGAATATTTTTTCTAAGTTTTGTATCGGAAAGTAG
- a CDS encoding aminopeptidase P family protein, translating to MTSKQKIAALRGEMQENNVDAFIVYSADPHMSEYLPEEWQERAWLSGFLGSAGFVVVTKDKAGLWTDGRYFTQAAIELEGSGIDLFKEGLEGTPNYIDWIISEIPAEGRVGVNALATSHANWELLTEKLNAKNIMLVDLPLLDNVWKERGTPSKNPIFVHPVERAGKSVVEKIAAIRQKMESMEATVHVISSLDDVAWTLNLRGSDVQSNPVFLGYIVITKNDAKLFTDLEKLEVEARKQLDEAWVKMMPYEEFYNCLKEFKDEKVLVSPNSNQSIFEVLKSENNMIKAPVPGNLMKAQKNDTELEGFRKVMIRDGVAMVKFLYWLTHNAGKEPMTEYSIGEKLRGFRAEGENFVGESFGSIVGYKDNGAIMHYSAKSEGSKEVTNDASILVDSGGQYLEGTTDITRTFALGAVSDEFKRNSTLVLQGMIRLSMVKFPRGTRGVQLDAIARLPLWMDGKDFNHGTGHGVGSFMNVHEGPQNIRKDMNPQELLPGMVCSNEPGYYVEGEYGIRHENLIAVRDSETTDSGTFYEFETLTFCPFFKNTIVKEILSEEEITWFNAYHQTCAEKLGPHLEGEVKEWFNELVSPL from the coding sequence ATGACTTCAAAGCAAAAAATAGCTGCACTTCGCGGAGAAATGCAGGAAAATAATGTTGATGCATTTATCGTATATTCTGCAGATCCGCATATGAGTGAATATTTACCTGAAGAATGGCAGGAAAGGGCCTGGCTATCAGGTTTTTTGGGATCTGCCGGTTTCGTGGTGGTTACCAAAGATAAAGCAGGATTGTGGACGGACGGAAGATATTTTACCCAAGCTGCAATAGAGTTGGAAGGATCAGGGATTGATCTTTTTAAAGAGGGATTGGAAGGAACACCGAACTATATCGACTGGATTATTTCTGAAATTCCTGCAGAAGGAAGGGTAGGGGTCAATGCATTGGCAACATCCCATGCCAATTGGGAACTGCTTACAGAAAAGTTGAATGCTAAAAATATTATGTTAGTGGATCTTCCGCTATTGGACAATGTCTGGAAAGAAAGGGGTACGCCTTCTAAAAACCCGATCTTTGTTCATCCTGTTGAAAGAGCCGGAAAATCGGTTGTTGAAAAAATTGCTGCAATCCGACAAAAAATGGAATCAATGGAAGCAACGGTACATGTTATTTCAAGTCTTGACGATGTGGCCTGGACTCTGAATCTAAGAGGAAGCGATGTACAAAGCAATCCGGTTTTCCTTGGATATATTGTTATTACGAAAAATGATGCAAAATTGTTCACCGATCTTGAAAAGCTTGAAGTGGAAGCCAGAAAACAGCTGGATGAAGCCTGGGTGAAAATGATGCCTTATGAAGAATTTTATAATTGTCTGAAAGAATTTAAAGATGAAAAAGTATTGGTTTCCCCAAACAGCAACCAGTCTATTTTTGAAGTATTAAAATCTGAAAATAACATGATCAAGGCTCCGGTTCCGGGGAATTTAATGAAAGCCCAGAAAAACGACACGGAACTTGAAGGCTTCAGAAAAGTAATGATAAGAGATGGTGTTGCCATGGTGAAATTTCTGTACTGGCTTACCCATAATGCAGGAAAAGAGCCGATGACGGAATATTCTATCGGGGAAAAGCTGCGTGGCTTCCGTGCTGAAGGAGAAAATTTTGTAGGAGAAAGTTTCGGAAGTATTGTAGGATATAAAGATAACGGCGCCATCATGCATTATTCTGCAAAGAGTGAGGGCAGCAAAGAGGTAACCAATGATGCGAGTATCCTGGTGGATTCCGGAGGCCAATATCTTGAAGGAACTACTGATATTACAAGAACTTTCGCATTGGGAGCTGTTTCCGATGAGTTTAAAAGAAACTCTACGTTGGTTTTACAGGGAATGATCCGCCTTTCTATGGTGAAATTTCCAAGAGGAACAAGAGGAGTACAGCTGGATGCGATTGCCAGGCTTCCGCTTTGGATGGATGGAAAAGATTTTAACCACGGAACGGGGCATGGAGTGGGAAGTTTTATGAACGTTCACGAAGGTCCCCAGAATATCCGAAAAGATATGAATCCGCAGGAACTGTTACCGGGAATGGTATGCTCTAATGAACCTGGCTACTATGTGGAAGGGGAGTACGGCATCCGTCACGAAAATCTGATCGCAGTACGGGATTCTGAAACAACAGATTCGGGAACTTTCTACGAGTTTGAAACGTTAACGTTCTGTCCGTTCTTTAAAAATACGATTGTAAAAGAAATTCTTTCTGAAGAGGAAATTACATGGTTTAATGCCTATCATCAAACCTGCGCTGAAAAATTAGGACCTCATCTGGAAGGAGAGGTGAAAGAGTGGTTCAATGAATTGGTAAGTCCGCTTTAA
- a CDS encoding winged helix-turn-helix transcriptional regulator: MEEIKCSDNDTNKKQIMAVHDAMDVLNGKWKISIISSVCYYNKRRFSDILNDVKGISNKMLSKELKELEMNQLVKRTVLDTQPVTVQYQLTEYGLTLKKIIDTLADWGTEHRKVIVGK; encoded by the coding sequence ATGGAGGAAATAAAATGTTCGGATAACGACACCAACAAAAAACAGATTATGGCTGTTCATGATGCAATGGACGTGTTGAATGGCAAATGGAAAATCTCAATAATTTCGTCAGTGTGCTATTACAACAAACGGCGTTTTTCTGATATTTTGAACGATGTCAAAGGTATTTCCAATAAAATGCTCAGCAAAGAACTAAAAGAACTCGAAATGAACCAACTCGTAAAACGGACAGTACTTGATACGCAACCTGTAACCGTACAATATCAGCTGACAGAGTACGGTTTGACTTTAAAAAAAATTATCGATACATTGGCTGATTGGGGAACAGAACACAGGAAAGTAATCGTTGGAAAGTGA
- a CDS encoding SDR family NAD(P)-dependent oxidoreductase, whose protein sequence is MNFTDKNVIITGGSAGIGLATAKKFIAKEANVLVTGRNTDSLDKASVTINSPKFKTLASDISKLADIAALEKEVSESGKKVDVLVLNAGIAKQFSIEETTEEVFDDLFNINVKGLFFTLQKLIPHLAEGASVILISSGVSVSGYAQMGAYAATKSAVDAIARTAAIELADRKIRVNTVAPGLTDTPMNQQTPEDIKNAIAAAVPLKRIGEAEEIANAIVFLASNEASYISGSYLSVDGGVTIRR, encoded by the coding sequence ATGAATTTCACAGATAAAAATGTAATCATTACCGGCGGAAGTGCAGGAATTGGATTAGCGACCGCAAAAAAGTTTATTGCCAAAGAAGCAAACGTTCTGGTAACAGGGAGAAATACTGACAGTTTAGATAAAGCATCAGTAACAATTAACAGTCCGAAATTTAAAACCTTAGCTTCTGATATTTCTAAATTGGCAGACATTGCAGCATTGGAGAAAGAAGTGTCAGAAAGTGGAAAAAAAGTCGATGTGTTGGTGTTGAATGCAGGAATTGCAAAACAATTTTCAATAGAAGAAACCACAGAAGAAGTGTTTGATGATCTGTTCAACATCAATGTGAAAGGACTGTTCTTCACATTGCAAAAACTGATTCCTCATTTAGCAGAAGGAGCTTCTGTTATCCTTATTTCGTCCGGAGTTTCAGTGAGCGGATATGCACAAATGGGAGCTTATGCTGCAACAAAAAGTGCAGTTGATGCAATAGCACGGACGGCAGCAATAGAGTTGGCAGACCGAAAAATTCGGGTAAATACCGTTGCTCCCGGATTAACGGATACTCCCATGAATCAACAGACGCCGGAAGATATTAAAAATGCTATCGCTGCAGCGGTTCCGCTGAAACGAATCGGGGAAGCGGAAGAAATAGCAAATGCTATTGTTTTCCTTGCTTCAAACGAGGCTTCTTATATTTCAGGTTCATACCTGTCGGTTGATGGAGGAGTAACGATCCGCAGATAA